One stretch of Manis pentadactyla isolate mManPen7 chromosome 10, mManPen7.hap1, whole genome shotgun sequence DNA includes these proteins:
- the LOC130679052 gene encoding olfactory receptor 6C2-like — MRNHSTLTSFIILGLTNDPQLEILVFIFMLTTYMLSIIGNLTIILLILVDSHLKTAMYFFLQNFSFLEISFTTACVPTYLHSILSGNKAISIKACFSQIFFVILFEAMEFFLLAVISYDRYVAICKPLHYVTIMNSRVCRNLILSCWASGLLIILPPLSLSLNLEFCDSVIDHFFCDASPILKNSCSDTWFIEQLVLLCAVLTFIMTLMCVVLSYIYIIRMILRLPSAQQRKKAFSTCSSHVVVVSITYGSCIVIYIKPSAKDETAINKVVSLLASSVAPLLNPFIYTLRNKQVKQSFHGCIKRFAFHLKE, encoded by the coding sequence ATGAGAAACCATTCAACATTAACAAGCTTCATCATACTGGGACTGACAAATGACCCACAACTGGAGATTTTGGTCTTTATCTTCATGCTTACTACATATATGTTAAGTATAATTGGGAATCTGACCATAATTTTGCTCATCTTGGTggattctcatttaaaaacagctatgtatttttttcttcaaaatttctctttcttggaAATCTCATTCACAACTGCCTGTGTCCCCACATACCTGCACAGCATATTAAGTGGGAACAAGGCCATCAGCATCAAAGCCTGCTTCAgtcaaattttttttgtcatcctCTTTGAAGCAATGGAATTTTTTCTGTTGGCTGTGAtatcctatgaccgctatgtggccatctgcaaacccctgcattacgtGACCATCATGAATAGCAGAGTCTGCAGGAACCTCATCCTCAGTTGTTGGGCATCTGGCTTATTGATCATCCTTCCACCCCTTTCTTTGAGCCTTaatctggaattctgtgactctgtTATTGACCATTTTTTCTGTGATGCTTCTCCAATACTGAAGAATTCCtgctcagatacatggttcaTAGAGCAGCTGGTTTTACTCTGTGCTGTGTTGACCTTCATAATGACCCTTatgtgtgtggttctgtcctacatATACATTATTAGGATGATTCTAAGATTACCAtctgcccagcaaaggaaaaaGGCCTTTTCTACCTGTTCTTCCCATGTGGTTGtagtttccatcacctatggcagctgcattgTTATTTACATCAAACCTTCAGCTAAGGATGAAACGGCCATTAATAAAGTAGTTTCTTTGCTCGCTTCATCTGTTGCCCCTTTGTTGAACCCCTTCATTTACACCCTGAGAAATAAGCAagtaaagcagtctttccatgGTTGTATCAAAAGATTTGCATTTCATTTAAAGGAGTAG
- the LOC130679048 gene encoding olfactory receptor 6C2-like, whose product MRNYTEITTFTLLGLTDDPQLQILLFIFLFLTYMLSVTGNLTIITLTLVDSHLQTPMYFFLRNFSFLEVSFTTVCIPRFLYSMSTVDNTITYNACASQILFYILFGATEFFLLAAMSYDRYIAICKPLHFMTIMNSRVCTLLVLCCWGSGLVIILPPLSLGLQLEFCDSNAVDHFGCDAGPLLKISCSDTRVIEQVIILVAVFGLIITLVCVILSYTHIIRTILRFPSVQQRKKAFSTCSSHMVVVSIAYCSCIFIYIKPLAKEEVAVNKGVSVLTTSVAPLLNPFIYTLRNKQVKQAFINSIKKIVILSKK is encoded by the coding sequence ATGAGAAACTACACAGAAATAACAACTTTTACCCTGCTGGGACTCACAGATGATCCTCAACTGCAAATCCTGCTTTTTATCTTCCTATTTCtcacctacatgttgagtgtaacGGGGAACCTGACTATTATCACCCTCACATTGGTGGACTCCCATCTTCAGACGCCTATGTACTTTTTCCTCagaaatttttccttcttagaagtGTCATTTACCACAGTTTGTattcctagattcttgtacagCATGTCAACTGTGGACAATACCATTACCTACAATGCTTGTGCCAGTCAAAtacttttttatattcttttcggagcaacagaattttttctcttggcagccatgtcctatgaccgctacattGCTATCTGTAAACCCCTGCATTTCATGACCATCATGAACAGTAGGGTCTGTACCTTATTAGTCCTCTGCTGTTGGGGGTCTGGCTTGGTGATCATTCTCCCACCCCTTAGCTTGGGCCTCCAGCTTGAATTCTGTGACTCTAATGCAGTTGATCATTTTGGCTGTGATGCAGGTCCTCTCCTaaagatctcatgctcagatacacGAGTAATAGAACAAGTGATTATTCTTGTGGCTGTATTTGGACTCATCATCACCctagtgtgtgtgattctgtcctACACACACATCATCAGGACAATTCTCAGGTTCCCCTCTgtccaacagagaaaaaaagccttttccacctgctctTCCCACATGGTTGTGGTTTCCATCGCCTACTGCAGCTGCATCTTCATCTACATCAAGCCCTTGGCAAAGGAGGAGGTGGCCGTAAACAAAGGCGTCTCAGTGCTCACTACATCTGTTGCCCCCTTGTTGAACCCCTTCATTTACACCCTGAGGAATAAGCAAGTGAAACAAGCTTTTATTAATTCCATAAAGAAGATTGtaattctctcaaagaaataa
- the LOC130679047 gene encoding olfactory receptor 6C70-like, whose product MKNLTREAEFILLGLTDNAQLQIVVFVFLLVNYMMSMIGNLTIITLTLLDSHLKTPMYFFLRNFSFLEMSFTSVCIPRFLITIITRQKTISYNDCISQLFFYIFLGVTEFFLLAAMSYDRYVAICKPLHYTAIMSSRVCNQLVLTSWATGFLVIFPPLILVLNLDFRASNIIDHFICDISPILQLSCSDTHLLELIAFFLAVMILIVTLLLVILSYSYIIKTILKFPSAQQKKKAFSTCTSHVIVVSITYGSCIFMYIKPSANERVILSKGVALLNTSIAPLLNPFIYTLRNQQVKEAFRQVFRKIFSASDK is encoded by the coding sequence atgaagaacctTACAAGGGAGGCAGAGTTTATCCTTTTGGGACTGACAGATAATGCTCAGTTACAGATTGTagtctttgtatttctccttGTAAATTACATGATGAGCATGATAGGAAACTTAACCATCATCACCCTCACTTTACTGGATTCCCATCTCAAGACCCCAATGTATTTCTTCCTCCGGAATTTCTCTTTCTTGGAAATGTCTTTCACAAGTGTTTGCATCCCCAGATTCCTGATCACCATTATTACTAGGCAAAAGACCATTTCCTATAATGACTGTATATCTCAGttatttttttacatattcttAGGAGTTACAGAATTTTTCCTTCTGGCAgctatgtcctatgaccgctatgttgccatctgCAAACCTTTGCATTACACAGCCATCATGAGCAGTAGAGTTTGCAATCAACTTGTACTCACTTCTTGGGCAACTGGATTCCTGGTTATTTTCCCTCCACTGATTTTGGTTCTTAACCTGGATTTCCGTGCTTCAAATATCATTGATCACTTCATTTGTGACATTTCTCCTATTCTGCAACTTTCTTGCTCAGACACACATTTACTAGAACTCATTGCTTTTTTCTTGGCTGTGATGATCCTCATTGTCACGTTGTTATTAGTAATCCTTTCTTACTCTTATATTATCAAGACAATCCTAAAATTCCCTTCGGCTCAGCAGAAGAAGAAAGCATTTTCTACCTGCACTTCTCACGTGATTGTTGTATCCATCACTTATGGTAGTTGTATATTCATGTACATAAAGCCATCAGCAAACGAAAGAGTCATATTAAGCAAAGGAGTAGCTTTGCTCAATACTTCAATTGCTCCTTTGTTGAACCCTTTCATTTATACCCTGAGAAACCAGCAAGTTAAAGAAGCCTTCAGACAAGTATTTAGGAAGATATTTTCTGCTTCAGACAAGTAA
- the LOC130679289 gene encoding uncharacterized protein LOC130679289, whose amino-acid sequence MSNARMTHYQTLLLNRNRVEFAPPAILNLATLLPNSGKEVLHTCQEILAEETGTRQDLQDQPLGGPGLLTWYTDGSSYIIDSKRMAGAAVVDDDRIIWASGLPMGTSAQQAELIALTQALKMAESKRLNVYTDSRYAFATAHIHGAIYRQRRLLTSARKDVKNKQEILDLLEAIHKPKEVAIIHCPGHQKDDSPIARRNRRADQAAKQAAQGMNILPLQVCPEATHIKSFQYTTEDLVCINKLKFKNFSPQEIYKSEEEKVVLPQREVLSLGSCAERGVGLHQRSLSARGPLSASPVPGERPHLREKAPDRKPRATVERTFHRPPDYSHSCENRWHLFLDTCFTSKEGTPVGLGLASNSD is encoded by the exons ATGtcgaatgccagaatgactcactaccaaaccttactcctgaatcgtaaTCGTGTAGAGTTTGCCCCCCCTGCCATTCTAAACCTGGCCACTCTGCTCCCCAATTCGGGGAAAGAagtgcttcatacctgccaggaaatcctggctgaggagacaggCACCCGCCAGGACTTGCAAGATCAGCCCTTAGGAGGACcgggactcctgacttggtatacggacgggagcagttacatcatagatagtaagagaatggctggagctgcagtagtagatgatgacCGGATTATATGGGCCAGTGGACTCCCAATGGGCACCTCTGCACAGCAAGCAGAACTCATCGCCCTGACTCAGGCCCTAAAGATGGCAGaaagtaagagacttaacgtctacacTGACAGCAGATACGCCTTTGCCACTGCTCATATACatggggctatttatagacagagaaggCTGTTAACTTCTGCcagaaaagatgttaaaaacaaacaagagattTTAGATTTGCTAGAAGCCATCCATAAGCCTAAGgaagtagcaataatacattgccctggacaTCAGAAAGATGACTCTCCAATAGCTCGAAGAAACCGGAGGGCAGACCAAGCCGCAAAGCAAGCGGCTCAGGGAATGAACATTTTGCCCCTCCAAGTGTGCCCAGAAGCCACCcacattaagagcttccagtatacaacTGAAGATCTcgtttgtataaacaaattaaagTTCAAAAATTTCTCGCCCCaagagatatacaagtctgaagaAGAGAAAgttgtcctgccccagagagag gttcTGAGCCTTGGAAGCTGTGCAGAAAGAGGTGTGGGCCTCCATCAaagaagcctatcggccagaggacctCTCAGTGCCTCACCAGTTCCAGGTGAGAGACCCCATCTACGTGAGAAAGCACCGGACAGGAAACCTCGAGCCACGGTAGAAAGGACCTTTCATCGTCCTCCTGACTACTCCCACAGCTGTGAAAatagatggcatctcttcctagatacatgcttcacatctaAAGAAGGCACCCCCGTCGGACTCGGACTGGCAAGTAACTCGGACTGA